A window from Borrelia sp. P9F1 encodes these proteins:
- the yidC gene encoding membrane protein insertase YidC translates to MGQNKRILRAVYLSLVFIGIFMLINDVFFSQKAPSVVEKRVGFDLNKSFDVGSSLDDEDHVLGLSVNSEDIKVETGVYYATFSTFRGNLTSLRLKNHLNLEKEPTELINAGEARESFYYVSFDGLAKNLFSYEKVNDYTHDFKTSIEYNGKNYEYIKRYKFSNKDEYLIELKILLNGLDSGSKFDINSYRFVLNSDVEKLSDRGKLQYSGYLSHAVYYDTKLRYGKDGLDVVGPKWAGASTKYFEVLVSKEDVDVEFRNENGILRTFILNKVDSRGIDDSFYIYAGPRDNKYLDVFDREYENSFGLSGMEFGMSVEKSLLYFIQVPMQLIMQIFYNVIPNWGLSIMFLTIVVRILIFPLTFKGFRATAELSKLQPRMKEIQAKFKNDPRRLNEEMGKLYKEEGVNPIGGCFPILLQLPVFFALYGLVNNFFLLRGASFVPGWVDDLSIGDSVYYFGYKVLFWTDIRILPFIMMFTQLFSTIVSSNVDLKNLGGQQKFLYFGMPIMFFFILYDMPSGLLIYWVTTNIFTILQQYYIKKNMS, encoded by the coding sequence GTGGGGCAGAACAAAAGAATTTTAAGGGCTGTTTATTTATCATTGGTTTTTATTGGTATTTTTATGCTTATTAATGACGTCTTCTTTTCCCAGAAAGCTCCCTCTGTGGTGGAAAAAAGGGTTGGTTTTGACTTAAATAAGAGTTTTGATGTTGGTAGTTCTTTGGATGACGAAGATCATGTTTTAGGTTTAAGTGTTAATTCTGAAGATATCAAAGTTGAGACTGGTGTGTACTATGCTACTTTTTCAACGTTTAGGGGAAACTTGACTTCTTTAAGACTTAAGAATCATTTGAATTTAGAAAAGGAACCCACCGAATTGATTAATGCTGGAGAGGCTAGAGAGAGCTTCTACTACGTTAGTTTTGATGGATTGGCTAAAAATTTGTTTTCTTATGAAAAGGTGAATGATTATACACATGATTTTAAAACCAGTATTGAATACAATGGTAAAAATTATGAATACATAAAAAGATATAAATTTTCAAATAAAGATGAGTATTTAATAGAGCTTAAAATCTTGTTAAATGGTCTTGACTCTGGCAGTAAGTTTGATATTAATTCTTATAGATTTGTATTAAATTCTGATGTTGAAAAATTGAGTGATAGAGGTAAGCTTCAATACAGCGGCTATTTATCTCATGCTGTTTATTATGATACTAAGCTTAGGTATGGCAAAGATGGTCTTGATGTTGTCGGTCCTAAATGGGCGGGGGCTAGCACCAAGTATTTTGAGGTTTTGGTTTCAAAGGAGGATGTGGATGTTGAGTTTAGAAATGAGAATGGGATTTTAAGGACTTTCATTTTAAACAAAGTAGATAGTAGGGGTATTGACGATAGCTTTTATATCTATGCAGGCCCTAGGGATAATAAGTACTTAGATGTTTTTGATAGAGAATATGAAAACAGTTTTGGCTTGTCTGGTATGGAGTTTGGTATGTCTGTTGAGAAGAGTTTGTTATATTTTATTCAAGTTCCCATGCAACTGATAATGCAAATTTTTTATAATGTTATTCCTAACTGGGGGCTTTCAATAATGTTTTTGACAATTGTTGTAAGGATCCTTATATTCCCCTTGACTTTTAAGGGGTTTAGGGCCACAGCGGAGCTTTCTAAACTGCAGCCTAGGATGAAAGAGATACAGGCTAAGTTTAAGAATGATCCTAGGAGATTAAATGAGGAAATGGGCAAGCTTTACAAGGAGGAGGGTGTTAATCCTATTGGTGGATGTTTTCCTATTCTTTTACAGCTTCCTGTGTTTTTTGCTCTTTATGGTCTTGTAAATAATTTCTTTTTATTAAGAGGAGCTAGTTTTGTTCCAGGTTGGGTTGATGATTTATCAATTGGGGATAGCGTATATTATTTTGGGTATAAGGTTCTCTTCTGGACAGATATTAGGATTCTGCCCTTTATTATGATGTTTACTCAGTTATTTTCTACAATTGTTAGCTCTAATGTTGATCTTAAAAATCTTGGTGGTCAACAAAAGTTTTTATATTTTGGAATGCCCATTATGTTTTTTTTCATACTTTATGATATGCCGTCAGGGCTTTTAATTTATTGGGTTACAACAAATATCTTCACCATTCTACAGCAATACTACATAAAGAAAAATATGTCTTAA
- the jag gene encoding RNA-binding cell elongation regulator Jag/EloR gives MSYEFYGKTEQEAIKKAMRDLDLREGEFDVEILDKEKVGFLFKKEMIKIRVSPHAREEDRSSGVKYSEDVYGKVLNFVKGTIDRMGYCADLKIESSEGEYIKISIETDSPSILIGREGRNLDALQLLANIYASKLVGQNGNFNKVILDIEDYRERFKSRFINLAITSFHKVKRSRRSVLLPTMNPFERRIIHTTLNRYSDVKTESEGDGNLKRVRISYVRNSKYNGNVRNYQRRGY, from the coding sequence ATGAGTTACGAATTTTATGGAAAAACAGAACAAGAAGCTATTAAAAAGGCAATGAGGGATCTTGATTTAAGAGAAGGGGAATTTGATGTAGAGATTTTAGATAAGGAAAAAGTTGGATTTTTGTTTAAAAAAGAGATGATTAAAATAAGAGTCTCTCCTCACGCAAGAGAGGAAGATAGAAGTTCTGGGGTTAAGTATAGTGAAGATGTTTATGGTAAGGTTTTGAATTTTGTTAAGGGTACAATAGATAGGATGGGGTATTGTGCTGATTTAAAGATTGAATCTAGTGAGGGTGAGTACATTAAAATCTCTATTGAGACAGACAGTCCCAGTATATTAATTGGAAGAGAGGGAAGGAATTTGGATGCTTTACAGCTTTTGGCTAATATTTATGCATCTAAGCTTGTTGGGCAGAATGGTAATTTTAATAAGGTAATACTAGATATTGAAGACTATAGGGAGAGGTTTAAGTCAAGGTTTATTAATTTAGCGATAACTTCTTTTCATAAGGTAAAAAGAAGCAGACGGTCTGTCCTTTTACCAACAATGAATCCTTTTGAGAGAAGAATTATTCACACTACTTTAAATCGTTATAGTGATGTTAAAACAGAAAGTGAGGGGGATGGAAACTTAAAGAGAGTAAGAATTTCTTATGTAAGAAACAGTAAGTACAATGGTAATGTTCGTAATTATCAAAGAAGAGGATATTAA
- a CDS encoding NAD-dependent epimerase, which yields MRVFLTGIAGFIGFHVAKRLVGDGHEVLGVDVLNNYYDPDLKYERLEVLGLKCGEMKSGKIIKSNRHGGLSFVCLDILDKGKILDLFSQHKFTHVCHLAAQAGIRDSMENPDSYVSVNIVGFFNVLDACRVYKENIKHFVYASTSAVYGMNESMPSDEDGITDHPLNLYAASKKANEVIAHAYSSSFGIPTTGLRFFTVYGPYGRPDMALYLFADGILKNTAIDVFNNGNMARDFTYVDDVVGGIYSVLKKPSESDSTFDTKNPNSSSSLAPYKIYNIGTGHATKLIDFIDELEVNLGNKALKNFLPMQKADVVESCCDILKLKNDFAYRPLTSIKEGIKKFANWYKSKVT from the coding sequence ATGAGAGTGTTTTTAACAGGTATTGCGGGATTTATTGGGTTTCATGTGGCCAAAAGGCTTGTTGGTGATGGGCATGAGGTCTTGGGCGTGGATGTATTGAATAACTATTATGACCCTGACTTAAAATATGAGAGACTGGAAGTTTTGGGATTGAAATGCGGGGAGATGAAGAGTGGGAAGATTATTAAGAGCAACAGGCATGGTGGTTTGAGTTTTGTTTGTCTTGATATTCTAGACAAAGGAAAAATATTAGATCTTTTTTCTCAGCATAAATTTACTCATGTTTGCCATTTAGCAGCTCAAGCGGGGATTAGAGATAGTATGGAAAATCCCGATAGTTATGTCTCAGTTAACATTGTTGGGTTTTTTAATGTCCTAGATGCGTGTAGGGTATACAAAGAAAATATCAAACATTTTGTTTATGCCTCGACCTCTGCTGTTTATGGAATGAATGAAAGCATGCCTTCAGATGAGGATGGCATTACAGATCATCCTTTAAATTTGTATGCGGCTAGTAAAAAGGCTAATGAAGTAATAGCACATGCTTATAGTTCATCTTTTGGTATCCCAACAACGGGTTTACGTTTTTTTACGGTGTATGGTCCTTATGGCAGGCCCGATATGGCGCTGTATCTGTTCGCAGATGGGATTTTAAAAAATACTGCTATTGATGTTTTTAATAATGGCAACATGGCTAGGGATTTCACGTATGTGGATGATGTTGTGGGTGGTATTTATAGTGTACTTAAAAAACCTTCTGAGAGTGATTCCACTTTTGATACAAAAAATCCTAATTCTTCAAGTTCTCTTGCACCATACAAAATATATAATATAGGGACGGGACATGCTACTAAACTGATAGATTTTATTGATGAACTTGAGGTAAATCTTGGAAATAAGGCTTTGAAAAATTTTTTGCCTATGCAGAAAGCAGATGTTGTAGAGAGTTGTTGTGATATTTTAAAGCTTAAAAATGATTTTGCTTACAGGCCTTTGACTTCCATTAAAGAGGGAATAAAAAAATTTGCAAATTGGTATAAATCTAAAGTAACTTAG